From the genome of Atribacteraceae bacterium, one region includes:
- a CDS encoding DUF2007 domain-containing protein translates to MKYRSIITVSHRMEAELIKGHLEAEGVLVLLRPSTEPYGGEAFFGDAGPLEILVPEDQAERASSVINDVLGATSEDEDDHAEI, encoded by the coding sequence ATGAAATACCGTTCGATCATTACGGTTTCACACCGGATGGAAGCGGAACTGATCAAGGGGCACCTTGAGGCCGAGGGAGTTTTGGTCCTCCTTAGACCGTCGACAGAGCCTTATGGTGGAGAGGCATTTTTTGGAGATGCAGGCCCGCTCGAAATTCTGGTTCCCGAAGACCAGGCGGAGCGGGCCAGCAGTGTCATCAATGATGTCCTTGGCGCCACTTCGGAAGATGAAGACGATCATGCGGAAATTTGA
- a CDS encoding SagB/ThcOx family dehydrogenase — translation MNEQVGEIFQEKTKYSRTSTRPAMRALSSPPGTYKVYPSHPVVELPPPGSPAQNSLDTVLRKRMSVREYLDRPLFLAQVSYLLWATNGLLRQSGGHGFRTVPSAGALYPLETYLVANRVADLPSGVYHYSVREHRLSEIRRGDFRQALSNAGLGQEMLRQAGAVFIWTAVFGRSRWKYGERAYRYVYLDAGHSAQNLALAACALDLGTCQIGALFDSEVNDLVGVDGHEESVLYMSTVGYPTH, via the coding sequence ATGAATGAACAGGTCGGGGAGATTTTTCAGGAAAAGACCAAATACTCACGAACTTCAACGCGGCCGGCTATGCGTGCTCTTTCTTCTCCTCCCGGAACTTACAAGGTCTATCCTTCCCACCCGGTGGTCGAACTGCCCCCTCCCGGTTCTCCCGCTCAGAACTCCCTTGACACGGTTCTCAGAAAACGGATGAGCGTACGGGAATATCTTGACCGGCCCCTGTTCCTGGCCCAGGTGTCTTATCTGCTCTGGGCGACGAACGGACTGCTGCGCCAGTCGGGAGGGCATGGATTCCGTACCGTTCCTTCTGCCGGGGCGCTCTATCCCCTCGAGACCTATCTCGTCGCCAACCGGGTGGCCGATCTTCCCTCAGGAGTGTACCATTACTCGGTTCGGGAACACCGTTTGTCGGAAATTCGAAGGGGTGACTTCCGCCAGGCCCTCTCAAACGCGGGCCTGGGCCAGGAAATGCTCCGGCAAGCGGGAGCCGTTTTTATCTGGACGGCGGTCTTTGGACGGTCCCGCTGGAAATACGGGGAACGGGCCTACCGGTATGTGTATCTCGACGCCGGGCACAGCGCGCAGAACCTGGCCTTAGCCGCCTGCGCCCTCGACCTGGGAACCTGCCAGATAGGGGCGCTGTTCGACAGTGAGGTAAACGATCTGGTCGGGGTCGATGGACACGAGGAAAGCGTCCTGTATATGAGCACAGTCGGCTATCCGACGCACTGA
- a CDS encoding HAD-IA family hydrolase — MRFRDLIWDFDGTLFDTYPAMSRALRYALQQLGHDCPQEEIANHLKITLQHAIESYAKRLAIRAEILRDAYDRLKNPLQMALAQPFPGAGKICAAVAGAGGRNFILTHKEKALTQILLENHRMVGLFTALVSGDDGFPRKPSPEGFLHLVARYGLTPRTTLTVGDRAIDIQAARAAGLPTCYIGTIAPEDLRVDFSVTNLTELAALLF; from the coding sequence ATGCGGTTTCGTGACCTGATCTGGGACTTCGATGGAACCCTCTTCGACACTTATCCGGCAATGAGCCGGGCGCTTCGCTATGCCTTGCAGCAATTGGGTCATGACTGCCCGCAGGAGGAGATAGCCAATCACCTGAAAATCACTCTCCAGCACGCGATCGAGAGCTACGCGAAGCGTTTGGCCATCCGGGCGGAAATCCTGCGCGACGCTTATGATAGACTCAAGAATCCACTCCAAATGGCACTGGCACAACCCTTCCCCGGAGCTGGAAAAATCTGTGCGGCAGTCGCCGGGGCGGGAGGGAGAAATTTCATTCTGACTCACAAGGAAAAAGCTCTCACCCAAATCCTTTTGGAAAATCACCGGATGGTGGGCCTGTTTACCGCTCTCGTATCCGGTGATGACGGGTTCCCCCGCAAGCCTTCACCGGAAGGGTTTCTCCATCTTGTCGCGCGATATGGCCTCACCCCCCGGACCACCCTGACCGTAGGCGACCGGGCAATCGATATCCAGGCGGCCCGGGCCGCCGGCCTGCCCACCTGTTATATCGGTACCATCGCGCCAGAAGACCTCCGGGTTGACTTCAGCGTGACAAACCTCACCGAACTGGCGGCGCTGCTCTTTTAA
- a CDS encoding aminopeptidase: MSDSRLGKLAEVLVTYSTEVKPGERVFIMSEDAAIPYIEEVAMRAIRAGAVVETVVSLEAVFRARLREASEEALDQKNLIFSTVIEHADVFLSAWGGWNTRARMHLEPDRIRRALRADAETRRMFSERMGNGRIRWCGTQYPTHADGQEAGMSLEEYQDFVYTAGMLDQPDPVAAWKDLAAKQERWVRYLNRKSELHIVSAGTDIRVGIGGRRWINCCGKVNFPDGEIFTSPVEDRVEGMIRFNFPGIFQGREIEGIELEVKQGKIVRAGAVKGEELLRSLLGTDAGSALFGEVAIGTNENITRFTRNMLFDEKIGGTVHMAVGDSMIEAGGKNRSSLHWDMLCDMRDGGRIYADGELFHQDGLFREDVLGGIGYN; encoded by the coding sequence ATGAGTGATTCCCGTTTGGGAAAACTGGCCGAAGTGCTGGTGACCTACTCGACGGAAGTTAAGCCCGGAGAACGGGTCTTTATCATGTCCGAGGACGCGGCGATTCCGTATATCGAGGAAGTGGCGATGCGAGCGATCCGGGCCGGTGCGGTGGTGGAGACCGTGGTTTCTCTTGAGGCGGTGTTCCGGGCTCGCTTGCGGGAGGCTTCAGAAGAGGCGTTGGATCAGAAGAACCTGATTTTTTCCACTGTCATTGAGCATGCCGATGTGTTTCTGTCCGCCTGGGGAGGATGGAATACCCGGGCCCGGATGCATCTGGAACCGGATCGGATCCGACGAGCCCTGCGCGCCGATGCGGAAACCCGGCGCATGTTTTCCGAACGGATGGGGAATGGGAGGATCCGCTGGTGCGGAACGCAGTACCCGACCCATGCCGATGGGCAGGAAGCAGGGATGAGCCTTGAGGAATACCAGGACTTCGTCTATACTGCCGGGATGCTCGACCAGCCTGACCCGGTGGCGGCCTGGAAAGACCTGGCGGCGAAGCAGGAACGCTGGGTCAGATATCTCAACAGGAAGAGCGAACTGCATATCGTGAGTGCGGGGACCGATATCCGGGTGGGCATCGGGGGACGGAGGTGGATCAATTGCTGTGGAAAGGTCAATTTCCCCGATGGAGAAATTTTCACCTCACCGGTGGAAGACCGGGTGGAGGGGATGATACGGTTCAATTTCCCCGGGATTTTTCAGGGACGGGAAATCGAGGGGATTGAACTCGAGGTAAAGCAGGGGAAAATCGTTCGGGCCGGTGCGGTAAAGGGTGAGGAACTCCTCCGCTCGCTCCTCGGGACCGATGCCGGTTCAGCGCTCTTCGGGGAAGTTGCCATCGGGACGAACGAGAACATCACCCGTTTCACCCGAAACATGCTTTTTGACGAAAAAATCGGGGGTACGGTCCATATGGCGGTTGGTGACTCGATGATAGAGGCGGGTGGGAAAAACCGCTCCTCGCTCCATTGGGACATGCTCTGTGACATGAGAGACGGTGGAAGGATATACGCCGACGGCGAACTCTTCCACCAGGACGGACTTTTCCGGGAAGACGTGTTGGGCGGCATCGGATACAATTAA